ctaaaatctttcaagagttgccatccatcagagccgtcaggcatgaagaggcatacggttataccatatcttcatcgtttgtcacacaacttaaaaagagtaggcgccagatatggaattcaagtgctcttctcagccccgcaaaagcttggaaaaatttgtgccataatagataggaaagcaaaggctaaaaaacagaaaccaaccgggagtagagcctgcaaaataaaccaccaaaagaagtttacgtcatgtgctgaaagcgtagtgtatgacattgagttttcctgtggcaagaaatacattggccaaacgggaaaatgtgtgaacacccgtcttcgtcagcatcatacctcgttaaatggccccccatcgtccaaccttgcattacattttagagattgccccctgaataatatcccaggtccccccgacaaaaaaatgtgcaaccctcttttccatgagacaaaagttgtttgcaggcacagggataaattgacaagggaattgtgtgaggcgtatcgcatccacgcgaatggtgatgcatgcgtcagcacaccgtcagtgcttcttcacgaatgtgagattaagtatctagattcgcacgattagaaggatgttaagaggggcgtgttccctggttgttttaggagtgtattaatacctgtgttttttccaataaactttagttgttagtcagcgcttgtccgtcttcttctgtcttctctgcgtctgtcgtcgctgcgctgtttttaccacggcttaaagatgcaccaactagctcagttgtcggttcttctgaaATAGGTTACCGCCATCGCACAAACACTGATTGAGTTAAATATGCGCTGCAAATGACGGCTTTGTTTATGAATTGTGCATAGCAGGTAATACAAATCGGACTCATCAGCTGGACTACATGCAGCATGAAAAACCACTGATGCGAGGTCTGAGTTGCAAATAAGAGTTGTGATGCCCAGAACTTGTTGAAACCCTTAGAAGTCACCGAAAATAGGGTCACGAAAATTGCTAGACTGAAAATTTATTTCCGCAGTGTGAAAGTTCTGCACTGCTTTCGTATTTggaccccgccacggtggctcagtggttagggtgctctgATACTGATCCTGGGTTCTCGGGTTGGAACcggacggcggcggctgcgtttttatggaggaaaaacgctaaagggcccatgtgctgtgcgatgtcagtgcgcgttaaagatcctcatgtgatcgaaattattccggagcactccactacggcacctctttcttccttccttctttcaatccctcatttattccttccccaacggcgcggatcaggtgtccgactatatatgagacagatactgcgcatttcctttccccaaaagaccaattaataataataatattattattattattattattattattattattattattattattattattattattattattattattattattattattattattattattattattattagtagtagtattattattattattattcgtgttTGGCGAAGGACATAAGTCATAAGGACAGAGAAGAGAACTTGGTTTATTATTATGCTTCGGTGAACAACAGGAACTTGAATAAATACTCTATCGTTGCTATTTAAAAATATtattgagaaaagaaaggaaatagCAGTAGTGTtaaaatctgggtcagttggtacatgttcaggagtaaaaccagtcaaaagacttaacacagcgaagagacgaggcacacacacgacgactggactagcaactgtgatttgtagaagaaaacagtctcccaggaaaagtggcaaagtttgcgcagctcaatTAACAGGTAACAGCTCAGtttgttgttaactgagctgcgcaaaatTTTCCACTTTCCCTGGGAGACTGatttcttctataaagcacagttgctggtccagtcgtcgtgtgtgtgcctcgtctcttcgctgtgttccgtcttttgactggttttactcccgAAAGGAAATAATATTCAGAAATAAAGAATGAGTGAAAAATGCACTTGTGGACATACGGTGTGATGCGACAATTTTGAGTCTGTAGGGCTGAGAGGACAATCATCTTCCCATTGCTTCCTTTGATCTGATCCCTCTGTGTCTGTTTTTCTCCCCTGCCGCGTGGGCTTCGGGTGGTGGGCGGCTTCCGCTCGCTGCAGGTGTTAGCGCGGGCGGAGGCTCAATAGAGGCAGAGGAATTTTTACCGGTGAGCGCCGTGATTTGCAAAAACAAATGCTGAATAACGCCAGTCATTTTGAGAATTAGCGGGAATGTCGTCTTAACGGAAGTTTGTCCACCGCGTTCTTATTTATATTTTATAGGACCGGATGGGGGTCACCAGTCCCGAATTACCGCTAGGCACGAACgccttggaaaagcagctggtgaacgGCGAACAATATTCTTCACACAAGCatagaggcgggttcgatccgtttacggcggtcgaatttcaatgaaagagatattctagaggcccgtctcctgtgcgatgtcaatgtcattatcatcatcagcttgagtacccccactgcagggcaaaggtctctcccatatctctccaattaaccccttcctttgccagttgcgcccatcctatgcctgcaaacgtTTTAATCTcctccacccacctaactttctgccgccccctgctacgcttgccttctcttggaatccactacgtttttcttaaggaccagcggttatcttgccttcgcattacttgccctgccaaagcccatttcttcgtcttgatttggACCAGGATGTCATTATCACGCGTTTGTTCCCaaacccattctgcccgcttccggtatcttaaaGTTAAACCGAtcatttttttccatggctcgttgcacTTATCATAACTTAAGTTGAACGCTTCTCGCTAGCCtcgacgtttctgccccataggtgagtaccagtaagataccgctgttgtatacttttttcttgaggaacagtggtaaactgccattcatgatcctaGAGAACATGCCACCTGACCTCTGTCTCAtgatatccttctagttatttcccactgatgatcaggatcagctgtcaatgcctgccctaagtattctTTACCAGTTCCAGCTCCTCGGTGTCAATAGTGAACTGCtatttccttgctagactgcagcacattactttggttttctgtgttTTAATTTTTAAGCGCACCGTTTTGTCCGACTGTGTAGCTCATTGAtcacgatttgcagttcatctcctcgatacatgagacagatactgcgccatttcctttccccaaaagcaattattattattattattattattattattattattattattattattattattattattattattattattattattattattattattatattattattattattattattattattattattattattattattattattattattattattattattattattattattattattattattattattattattattattattattattctcagtGACTTAGCAAGGTATTGTCATCAGAAATTCGTAGAAtaattaggtattctccattaactcttatacccaactgtttccaattcaggcctcttaatacctcctgtaaagaggcggCGAATAGCACCTTGTTTCTTATGAATAGCATAGATCGTGTCTTcgtgcctgatgcccttccttattggtattttattgctgtttttaaggaggactatggtagctgtgcagttgctatatatatgtCTTCCATGCCCTTTACATCCTGACTCCGTAATGCCTCTCCActcagtcgaatgctttctcttaattaatgaaggctatatatagaggttggttatattctgcgcatttcctcATCGCCTGATTGATAATGTGAACATGATATatagtggaatatcctttacgaaaaccttcctgatcatttgtttgattaaAGTTTAAGCTTGCCCTGACTGTAtaagcgatcaccttagtaaatacgttgTACCCAAATCactgtaagctgatcggtctgtaacttttcaagtccttgacatctcGTTGCTTaggaattaagataatgtttgcgttcttctaaTCTTCTGACACGGTCGTGGTCATAttgcattgtgtatacagggtggctggttTTTTCTAGGCACCCTGCGATGTTAGTGCAATAGTAAAGAAACTCAATtgagtggttgaaatttccgtagaccttcactacagcgtccgtcatagcctgagtcgatttggagCATTAAACGCCAATAGCCCAAATGATtaacaaaatattttaatttattaATGCATTTATTGAATTCTCTATCCAGAGTGGCGAAGACTTTCTCGAAGATCTATGGGACGAGGTCGAAGACGCTATTGAGGATGCCGGCAAGAAGATCATAGTGGTGGCAGGCAATCCACTCGGCCACCTGAAAAAGAAGGCCAAAGAGGAAGCTGTACAGATTCTCGGAAAGATCTTCAGCCAAGTGGCGTGCAGTCATGCAGCTGAAGATATTGAAACTAAGCGCGACTGCGTTCGTGTTGTTTGCAAGAAGATCACTGAAGTCGGAGAGCGACTTATCGAGGAGGGCAAGAGGCTTGGCGGTCATTATAAAGGGTAGGGAAGTGCTGCCGGCAATCCCCAAACTCGTCATCCTTGAGCAACCCTCCCTTGAGATCATGGTTGTTGCGAATGAAATAAACATTAGTTAAAAAATGTACACGCTGGATTATAACAAGATGAAACTGCTGTTATTATGTTATGTTATTATGCGCTTGTAGATGTGTGAGGCAGAAGAATTCGAGGATCGGAGTGCTGATTCCACATAAGAGACACAACAGGTCTTCATGAGAAAAGTATGGGCATTTGGCAGCGTTGGCGTCGCCCAACGATCCAAGTTTTTTTTTGACAAATATAGGAACCTGATGAAAGTGAAGGAATAAAAAGAGTTTAGTATTTAATTACTCCTTTACCTGCTGCTAATACCAAATGTACAGGGCAATTGTAATAACCTGAATTCTTCAGTGGCTTGTTTGGAAGTTGACGCACACAAAGCTAGCTACTCTGTTTGTATAACAAACCCAATAAAACTATCACCAAGCAAGTAGCGCCCAtaatcttcattttcttttgtcaGGAAAAATCACATGGAGAGAACTCGCGGCTGCGAGCTACGTATTTTGATAGATTGTGAAATTTCAATTTTAATATATAGTAACCACCGGAGTTTTTAACACCCTTCCAGCAAGAGTTAAGCAGAGAGTTTTCAGCGGCTAATCACACACTGATTATTTCTCAGCAATGTCTGAGGAAAGTTTGAGGCACTGGCCTGCTTCATAATAAGAGCGTTTGCGGAGGTGCCCCTGTACTAATTTTTTCCTGTTTAATAGAAAGAAAATCTGGGCCTTTCCCCAAACTTTATCAAACCTAACAACCGATCTATCGACGCTCCTTTTGCTACACTGAAGAATCCTGGTTCCTTGTATCTAAAGGGTGAAAGGGCGCTTAGGGTAAGCAATGGAGACCAGAATGAAATAAGTGAAGTTTAGAGCCTGTGAAACCGGTGACTTATTACTTTCAGTAAGATTTAAAGCCATTTTTCACGTTAAAGGCGTTCAGGGGTGTAAAAAATGTTTAAATTGTAAAATGGGGGTTTATTCGAGGCACTGAGACCTCATGAAGGAGCATGGGCGGGAACAGTCCGTGGTCAGCCAGGTCGAGCTTACAGCACGCGCAGAGATGGCAATGTCACCGATAATCTAAATATTACCCTTTGTCTTTACAAAATCTTCAaatacgaatcaaatacgaatatgaagGAAAATGCTTTCGAATATCGAATTGAATTTCGAATACATGGTCAGTACGAAAAAAACAAATCATGAGAACATGGGCAAATGTTGGCGTCCTGGTttaaaaaaaactacagagaatatTTACTGTATTAAAATAAATGCGAAAACACGGATTTGTGCTATGCAGAGGACGACGAAGAGCGGACAGTACCACGGGAGGGAGCACTAACATTAACCTAGCTGCGAGCCGTCTACGCTGCAGACAACGAAGGAATTTGCTCGGCGTTGGTATCCATCGGATTAGGGATTACGCACTCAAAGGGGGAATGGTTTCACAACTGCAATGAACAAACCTAGACTTGCTCAGCCTGATGCCAAAAACAAACACTGGAGGGCACACTATTGTTCCGtcttaatggtatgacgcgataacgtaaTGGGTTGATTCAGATATATGCAGATCATTCCATATTTCACATTCATAGATTGCTGGGAGCcttcataccccccccccccccccccccccctggtaaagtggtgcagctgttaagtgaTGCGGAACAAGCCTcctatggcaggtgctcccagcggtgggctttgctcaacccgggttgctcttcccgaatgaccaatcattaatttaactgccacttgccacggtgggcaggttgtgatcgcGCTGCAACGGCACGCAACCCGCGGGGCCCACCCGCCTCATAGTCGGCTCCCTCGGCTCCACCTGCTTGTTTCTAGGCAGTGGCACCTCTAACGCTATGGTGTCAAAACATGACATGCACAGAAATGCATACTACTTCACCAGACAGCATAAGAGAATGCAATCTATACTGTGGCTTGCAAAATGGAATCTCAGATCACAAACTAACTTTATGTAGCGCCCCCAACAATAGCTCAATTAATATCCCGCGGCCACTAACTACCGTTTTTGATTGCACAAAGCTGTAGAGGCTTTTTAGACCACATTTTCTTCGAATTTGACTCGTTTACTTAACTTCCACGCCGTACTACAACTGCACATCAAAGAACTATGGGAGGCCTTGTAAATTATTGCATCACACCGCATTATTATGTTCGCGCCATTTAAAAGGTAAAACTAAGAAGCAACACTTCAATTACCCATGAACTTATAGACAGTAAACGAAAAATTAATCCACTCAAACAATTACTCAAGTTAAAATCTTTCTTTAAATAGGAAAAAGGCGAAGTGTAGCCATAGAAACATGAAAAGTCGGCTAAAGTCTATTACATCGCACTATTTCGCTAATATGCTGAATAATTTTACAAGGACATTCCCAATAAATCTTTGGAGCTATCTGAACTCAAAAGCGTAGTTCTAATCCATCCTTGCAAAAAGACAACCGTGAGCTCGCCAAttaaataaatgtttatttcTCGTCCATGTTCACTAATTATAATGGCATTGTTCCATGCTTTAGCCACAGCAGAATGATAAACATAAAACCACTGTGAGAGAGAGTGGAATACTTAACCTGGTATGAAATCTGGACACACCCAAAAATATACCATGTCTTAATAATATTTCTAATAGCTTTTTTCAAAACTTGCGCTGTGTGTATGGCTAAATATTTACACATAATCTTTAATAAATCGCTAAAAACATGTACTCCACCAAAAGAATGGAAAAAAAGGCTGAAACCAATCCAATACACAGGTCAGGAAGCAAGAGTGATGTTACTAAATATAGACCGATCTCAATTACCTGCTCAGGGTCGAATATACTGGAGCATATTAGCCTTAAGCACGAATTTATTTTGCTCAAAAATGAACGCATATTATTACTATTTATCATTCGCTTCCGCTACGGCTATGAAAGGTAATACAATTAATAGAATTGGTGCACAGCTTATCCcagaacatatatatatatatatatatatatatatatatatatatatatatatatatatatatatatatatatatataccaagaAGCAAACAAACCTGTCACACTTCATGACTTTTGAAGGCTTTTTATCGGGTTACACATGCTAAACTAATTAATAAGCTTGAAACGATATAAAGTGGACAACATAGTTAACTCGGTTAGAATGAACTCATCAGACCAACCACGGTATGTAAAAATTAAACGAGAAGCTTCAAGTTCAAGTGGTATCTGGTTTTCCCGTAGGTTGCCTCTTGGCCCCTGCTCTCTTTTTAATTTTCATCAACGATGTAGCGGCTAATCTTAATGTTGACATGCGTGTATTCGCTGATGACGGCATCATTGCTCAGGAAATCAACGCATTTCATGAAGATGAATCTCTGAGAATGCAATAAAAACTATTACACAATAGTTCACCGAGTGGCAGGTGGCCCTTAACGCTACTGAAAGAGCTTTTATGACAATGACAAGAAGGAAGCAAAAATGGAAATTTTTATAACTAATAACAACATGCCTATCACTGCAGCAAATGAGCATCAATATTTAGGACTATTATTAACCCATGACTTGAGATGCAATGCCAAAGCGGTTAGctgtatgtataaataaataaaataaaatcgaCGAAAGGTACGAGAAGCGCTATCCAAATGTCTAGCTGTCGATTCTCCCTCCCTTTCCCACACTCgctctcaaataaaaaaaaaagtgccgaaaATTCGAGAATGCACTGCAGCCCTGTTGAGGAGGATCCGCCGCACAAAGAGAGAAAAGCCTGTTGTGAGAGCGCAGTTTCAGCGTGCCGGAGGAGTGAAAAACGCGGGCGTAAGCAAGAGGAATGCCCATTGACGTCGGAAAGGCGTGACTAcgtttgaaaagaaaaagaaacgacaaGCGACGCACTATTaggcgtctgaaagcggcacgcaGCTGGGTTTAAAAAAGTCGGCACAGTCCGCAGCCAATGGGTGACCAATAGTCGCAGTCGGCGCAGTCTGGCGGCGAGCCTCAAAAACTGAGTCTACGTGGATAATGTATTCTTTGGACTAACGAAGGGGGCCCTGTAAACGTGGTCACGCCTGCCGTTGTGCGTACGCAAGGGGTGCGAGGGTTACAATGCAAGATTCAATAGGAAACATTTCTTTCACGACCCCTTGCCCTATTGGTGACATTTCGACTCGGCTCCCCTTTGGGAGTCACATGCGTAGTTCCGCAAGTCGGTTTTCCCGCATATTATAGCTAACCTATATCAAGCGGCGGAGCTTAAGCTAGAAGAGTTGTGAAGGCGATATAACTAGTGCGATGAATGTGAGCGTTCGATTCGTAATATATATAAGCTACAAGACTTGTAAAGCCGATAGAACGGTTGCCATTGATGTGAAGTTAGATGCGTAATATataagggaaggaagaaagaaagatgcaAACAAGCAAAAACAGCATTCGCATAACGATTCTTCCAAACAGATGGTCGGCATCTTTTTCTCGTCGCTTTTGAGAAAGCCTATTTGAGGAATTTCGCTCCAGGTGCAAGCCTATCAGCATAAGGGTGTGACCGATTTACACGAAGAACGATGGAAAAAAAAGCGAAGAGCACACCCTTGTACTGTTTCGCGGACACTTTAAACTTGATCTTCGAATAATTTGTGTCTATGTTCTGGTTTTCCCATAGTCGCATATATGAAACTCGCCGCGGTATGCGACCACTGACGAGTTTAGAAAATTCTCGAATATTAATTTCTCGAATATGAATATGACCCGAATGACAAGGGTATTCTATTTGCATTCTAAATTTCTGATATTCCCACACCCCTGATTTTATTTTAATATTAGAAGATACAAAAGACTATTTTTCGCAAATGTTATCGGAAAAATACACAGAAAGACTCAATCTTCAGTCAGATCTTGATACTACAAAAGTCACAAATTCATCGTATACGAGTGCAGCAAGTGGCATGTATTTGCTATTTTCCAGAAACATGTTTTAATTTGCGCTTTTATTTGCCAATTTTATTTTCTTGGTTCTAAAGGCTGTAAACGCATGGGTAGTAGATAAAAGTGGAGGGAGGGGGAAGGACAGATATAAAAGTGTGCAATAACAATATAATACAATGAATATTTTTTCAAGCAAATGCGAACACTCTGTAAGCAATATATCAATATGCATATAATTAGACACAGAAGATTCTTAATAAAGAAACAATCATACACAGGAATGAACATTGATTAAGGTGAAAGGCAACACCATCTTATTTCGCAAAAACGTATCgtttatttattgaatactgcgaGCTGCCCTTGGTGtccaaggcaggagtggggatacaacTGCACAGTGCTTTTTCAATAGCTAGGAAggaaaaaagggaaaaagaaggGCTGCAGGCGGGCAGCAAATTTTCTGCGGAGCAACTCAAATAATAGAGGAGAAACAAACACTTTACATAAAAATCCTAAACAAAACGCGACAAGGGCAACACTGCAGAATCGAACCAAATATCCTAACTTGACCAGCTGGGGTTGATTGCAGATAAAATTGTTTCGGCTGACGATAGGGTGACCACTTCGCGAGGTAACCTATTCCAATCAATCGGCTGTCGTTTTTGGGAACAACCACAGCTTGTATTCAATGGTTCTGCATTTGGGCATTGCCATTGTTTTATCGTGCTTCTGCCGAGTTTGTCGTGTTCTGTTATACAGCATATAAGCGTGCAAGTCTATTCTGGTGTGATTATTGACGATGTCGAATAACATTTTCAAGTGATGCATCTTGCGACGAGATTCCAAGGTGGGCAAACCGGAACGGCTAAGAAGATCAGATATCAATAACCGTCTTCCGTAGGCGTTGAAAATGAAACGTAGTGCACTTCTTAGGACACGCTCAATACATTTTGGCATCCGTTTTCGAATGCGGGTCCCATACTGCGTCAGTATATTCGAGTAGTGGACGCACTAGGGAAGTATACGCCACAAGCTTTGCTTTAGTGGAAGCATGTTTTATCCGGTATCTTATTAGCCATAGTCTTCTGGATGCCACTGAGGTTATGTTAATAAAATGCGGACTACAACTTAGATTCGAACTGATCGTAACGCCAAGGTACTTAAATTCATCTACCCTTTCAAGACAGACGCTGTTAATTTTGTAAAATTATAGTAATAGAACTTTTTGCCTGTTATGGTCATTTGTTTGCACTTACTAACATTTAACGACATTTCCTAGTTGTTGCATCAATTACTGGCAACAAGAAGTTACATAGAATAAATGATAACAGCAATTATTACCGTATTATTTCAACAAAAAATGCGCTAAACCACTTTTTTCTACTTAAGTGCTCTCTCAGGCAATACTTCAGCCTGTGTGGTCTGCAATATTTGCGATCAGTTTGAGGAAGGAACCGCAATCTTTAATGGCCGTGTGTAGAAGTGAAAACGAAAACGCATGAAATCAGCACGTTTCTTTGGAGGAAAACTTTACAGTAATTTTAAATTTAAATTAAACCCTTAAAGCTCTAAATGTTGGGAAGTGTTCGTAGTGGATTTGTGATATGTGGTATGAAAGAAACCTTTGTAGCTTAGCTTACCAGCCAAGTGAGTCAATTAGCGAAAGCCGCTGCAGTACTGCTTTAGCAATATAGCCCTGAATTCTGCCGGGGAACCACCGTCAGGTTGCGCAGTCCTCCACCGGGTTTATAACCCCCTCCTTCTATGGGCGCCACCACCTGGGTTACTGCAGTGGCTACCACATTCCGGTTGAGCATTGCTCCGCTCTCGTCACAACCTCTAAAGCCACTACTCCAGCCGTCGCTTTccattctctctcttccttctcgcactttctctccctcttttcgTCCTTAAACATGGAGATGGAGATTTGCCTCTCcttcactttgccacctgcccaccataGCAGCAGGAAACTGAATCGCATTAGACTAAAACTAATAATTTCAATTCATTAAGCTAATATATCTTATTTCTCTAAGTAATTAAGGTCTTAAAGGTGATGTGGTAGGCTTCACGGTAGATTGCATGGCTAAATGGGTAAATAGGTGCTAAAAAACTTTCGCTGTCAAATGAATGGGCGCCTGTTTTCCTTCTGAATTCCAATAAAATGAGGCCAATATCTTGCTGAATTCGAGACACATTACCATGCGTTGAATATTTGCTTGAAATAAATCCAGAAACCTTGTTTTGCGGAAATTCTTGTTAATAAAGTAAGACTAGTGAGGACTCCAACTGAAGCACGCATATTCTAACTTAAAGACTATTACGGAGGTAAATTCCATATATTGTTTTTGTCACCATGAGGAAGTGAGGGGTGGATAAAACGAAAAGTGTTGTATTTATTAGAGGAAATGAAACCGATATGTAATTGCTAAAAGCGGGTTAGAGTAAGTTGAACTATTAAATATCGGAATATTTATACTGGTTGAACAACCTCACCGTTTCTCATTGAATTATATAAAAACGACTCACTGATAATCGTCAAGCACACAAGATTCGTCTTGTCGGCATTATTATGAATTTGCCAACCACTTCATCTGTTAGATATCTTGTGTAGGTTATTCTGTGATATAGTTGTATTAGTCAGGTTAGTAACAGGCTGGCATACAACAAATCTCCAGGTAACAGTCGCACTTTACAGTTAACTCTGAAATTATTATCaataatataaattaaaaatattcttgcccTAACAGGTAATCCTCTGGAATAGCATACCTGATACGTTTGAATGAGAAATGAACAGCTTTTATTGGAACAGATTCACAACTGTCATTCAGGACgaattttttctcattttcacAGATTGTAATGTTAAAAACTATAAGAGATCCGTATGTGCGGTGTGTTTAAATAGTCTGACACCACGGCATTTATGATGTTCCTCGTATAGATAAATATTTAGACGATTAAGTAACCAAAATCAACTAATaaatttttgtttggttttagAGAGAAAGTTTAATTGCGAAATTCATGGCCGTCGACATCAAAGATTAGCCCTGTTTTGTAAATTTTATTAAATGCCGACAACCCTGTTTCGAAATATCAAACGGAAAAAAAAACGGGCTTGAAAACTCGTTCAGTTGACTTTCCCGGATTGCATATTTGAAATATATATTCCGTCGCACTTCTTATGCTTCGCATACAGGCGCTCCTGGTGTATTTGACAATGTAGAAGAAACTGAACTGATTTCGGTGATGACACCACACGAAGCGACGCCATTATGAAATTAGATAATGCGCGAAAGCCGACTAATCAAGCGtttaaatgcgttttttttcGTTGGATATTTGGAAGtacattgccgattaagaaaatttaagaaCAAGGCTCACCTTTGATGTGAGCAGGCATCAATTTTTTAATACAACCTTGGCCTTGAAAATcagaaataaaatatttatttGTTAATTTCATAAAAAATTGTTTAATTAATAATCCTTATGAAGTACAATCAAGGACAGAAGTTTGCGGGAGGCGGATTCGCGCAAGAGAATTTATTCCGGAGCGGTTATGCACAACAGGTGAATGAAAACCATAGAAGCGTGAG
The Amblyomma americanum isolate KBUSLIRL-KWMA chromosome 3, ASM5285725v1, whole genome shotgun sequence genome window above contains:
- the LOC144123181 gene encoding uncharacterized protein LOC144123181; protein product: MKQSAATLLVCAFGAVAGIAFLPPETSSPTLYLAVEAAAKLNSDEAIQTGVILLDVAQEIYEELSESGEDFLEDLWDEVEDAIEDAGKKIIVVAGNPLGHLKKKAKEEAVQILGKIFSQVACSHAAEDIETKRDCVRVVCKKITEVGERLIEEGKRLGGHYKG